The segment CGCCGCCGCGAAGACGGCGAGGATCAGCACCCAGAGCAGCATCGAGCCTTCGTGATTGCCCCAGACGCCGGTGATTTTATAGATCAGCGGCTTCGCCGAGGCCGAATTCTCGTAGACGTTGAGCAGCGAGAAGTCGGAGGTGATATGCGCATAGGTCAGCGCCGCATAGGATAGAGCGACGAAGCCAAAGCCGGCGAGCGCGATTGACGGCGCCGTTCCCATCAGGCGGGAATCGCGCGTGGCGACGCCCCACAACGGCACCACGGCATTGAAACAAGCCAAGGCCAAAGCGAGGATCAGCGCGAAATGTCCTGTCTCGACGATCATTGCGCCACGCCTCCCACATCCGCATTCTCTTGCCAGCGGCCGGATTTCTTCAAAGCATCCACCACTTCCTTGGGCATATAGCGTTCGTCATGCTTGGCAAGCACTTGCGTGGCTTCGAGCCCCGCGGCGCTCAGCACGCCTTCCGCGACGACTCCCTGCCCTTCGCGAAAGAGGTCCGGCAAGGCGCCGCCATAGGTGACGGCGATCTCATGCTTGCCGTCGGTCACCTCAAAGCGCGCGGTCTGGGCATCGCGCTTGAGCGAGCCTTGTTTGACGAGGCCGCCGATCCGCACATGCGTGCCCGGCGGCAAATCCTTGGCCACGATCTCGCTCGGCCCGTAGAAGAAAACGATATTGTCGCGCAACGCGTAAAGTACGAGCCCTGCGGCGGTGCCGAGCACGACCATGGCGGCGGCGATGAGCGTCAGGCGCTTCTTTTTGCGCGTCATGATTCCAATCCAAGCTCATGCGCCAGCGCGTCGATCCGCGCCGTCGCCGCGGCATTGCCGGTGAAGTCGTGGCGCGCCGTCGCGAGTGCGGCGCGCGCTTTATCGACCTCGTTCAAAACCTTGTAGGCGCGGACGAGACGCACCCAGCCCTCGATATCGTTCCCGTTCTGCGCTAGCCGCGCGGCGAGGCCATCGACCATCGACTGGATCATCGCCTGCTGCTGCGCCGGAGCCATGCCGGCGATGCGCGCCGCCTGATCCGAGGCTGGCACGCCCCTGCCGTCGCCGAGTTGCGCCAGCCGCGCGAGGAGATCGGCACGCCAGGGCGCATTCGCGGGCGCTTCCGCCAGAAGCTTTTGCCAATAGCTGCGCGCGGTCGCACGGTCATTCTCCTGCTGCGCGGCGAGGCCGAGGAAGAACAAAGCCTTGGGCGCGCCTGGGTCGACGGCGAGAGCCTTCTCGAATTGCTTGCGCGAATCGGCGGTGACGATGCCGCCCGCGGCGACAGCGAGGGTTTCTCCGTAAACGGTCAAGGTATCGGCATTGTTGGGGCGAAGTTGCGCCGCCATTTGCGCGGCGCTGACCGCATCTGCGGGCCGCCGGACGAGCAGATAGGCCTGAGCGAGAACCTGATAGCCGAGACCGTCCTTCGGATTCTTCGCCAGATGCTGTTCGACGCGGGCGATGGCGGCGTTGATGTCGGTCCTACCGATCGGCGCGTTGAGCCGGGCTTCAAGCGGCGCATCCGGCCAATCGGGATGGCCGAGCGTGGCGTAAAAGCCGATCGCGACGGCCGGCACGAAGACGAGCGCCGCCACGGCCGCGAGTCGGCGGTGCCAAAGGGGGCTTGCGGCCGCGCCCTCCGTCATCTGCGGGTCCTTGCCGCTGACGGCGAGAAGCTGACGCGCCGCCTCCGTCTTCGCCAGCGCAGCCTCTTCCGGCGCGAGATTGGCCCGCGCCTGATCGCGCGCAATCTCCTCAAGCTTGGCCTGATAGAAGGCGACGTCCGGTGCCGTCGCCTCGCGCCGCGCCGGCCGCGCCAACGGCCAGAGGATGGCGAAGACCGCGCCGCCGGTCAAAAGCGCGAATAGGCTCCAGAGCATCATATTCCTTGCAAATCCTCCGCTAGATCGATGCTTTTAGGCTGAATCAGCCTAAAAGCATGAACGCGATCGATTTCAATAAATTAGAGCGGGATTTGCGCAAAAAACCGCTCGCACTTTTTCGCATCCCGCTCCGGAGCATGTTCCGGAAAAGTTGCCCGACTTTTCCGGTCAAAACATGCCCAGACGATTGTTGAGGCTCACTACGCTATTTTCGCCGTGATTTCCATCTGACAAAGCCGTGAAAGCCTCGCCGCCAAAAGCTGATATTTCGTTATGTAAATGAGGGAGTTAAGGCTTCTCTCTCAGGAACAGTCAGGCTGCGGCGGGCAATTCCAGCTCGGCGCGCAAGCCACCCGCCGGGCTGGCGTCGAGGCGGAGCGCGCCGCCATAGAGCGCCGCGAGATCGACAACGATTGAAAGACCGAGGCCGGAGCCCGGACGCGTCTCGTCAAGACGGCGGCCGCGCCGCATCGCCGCCTCGCGCAATTCCGGCGCGAGACCGACGCCATCGTCATCGATTGTGACACGAAAGAATTGCTTGCCGCCTATATTTGCAGT is part of the Methylovirgula ligni genome and harbors:
- the ccmE gene encoding cytochrome c maturation protein CcmE; the protein is MTRKKKRLTLIAAAMVVLGTAAGLVLYALRDNIVFFYGPSEIVAKDLPPGTHVRIGGLVKQGSLKRDAQTARFEVTDGKHEIAVTYGGALPDLFREGQGVVAEGVLSAAGLEATQVLAKHDERYMPKEVVDALKKSGRWQENADVGGVAQ
- the ccmI gene encoding c-type cytochrome biogenesis protein CcmI; protein product: MMLWSLFALLTGGAVFAILWPLARPARREATAPDVAFYQAKLEEIARDQARANLAPEEAALAKTEAARQLLAVSGKDPQMTEGAAASPLWHRRLAAVAALVFVPAVAIGFYATLGHPDWPDAPLEARLNAPIGRTDINAAIARVEQHLAKNPKDGLGYQVLAQAYLLVRRPADAVSAAQMAAQLRPNNADTLTVYGETLAVAAGGIVTADSRKQFEKALAVDPGAPKALFFLGLAAQQENDRATARSYWQKLLAEAPANAPWRADLLARLAQLGDGRGVPASDQAARIAGMAPAQQQAMIQSMVDGLAARLAQNGNDIEGWVRLVRAYKVLNEVDKARAALATARHDFTGNAAATARIDALAHELGLES